The Candidatus Eisenbacteria bacterium DNA segment GTTACGCTGAAGTTCATGGAGACCTACGTCGGCCAGGACGAACCGGAAGTGACATACGGGATTGACTGCGGGATGAAAAAGACCTGGCGATTCATCTGCGCAGGAATTGGTTTCAGAAACATAAACTTCCCTGAACCCCAGTGCCTTGGCCCAGGTCCGGAAATCATGGTCGGCCTGGGGATTGCGCCCAAACGGGACCTACTTCTGGCAGTCGAGCTGGAGAGAGAACTCGGGGAGATGTTTGAACCGCGGGCCGGGATCGAAGTCAAGTTTTCTCCAAACCTCTATCTCAGGGGCGGATTCTTCCTCGAACCCACAAGGATAACTTCCGGCATTGGCTTTTCATTCGGGAAGATGCAATTCGACTACTCATATTTGACGCATGAGGAACTTGGTGGTACACATGATTTCTCCGTGGGAGTCAGGTGACAGTAGAAAATAGGGACAGGCACCAATTTCCAATGGCAGATTTGGGACAGATTCTGGAGGTATGCGGCCGGATCCTGGCGGAGAAACTAGGGAAATTAGTGCCTGTCCCTATTTTCCTCATCCTCCTCGTTGGTTTGTTGCTGCCCGCTTTTTCCTATTCTCAGATTGAAGATGTGGTTGGTGAGGATGGCCCAACTTCTGAGGCAGTCTATCTGGCTGATAGACTTGAGGAACTCAGGAAATTTCCTCTCGATCTCAACACCGCACAGTATGAAGAGTTTCTCGTGATTCCCTGGATTGATGCTCTCACTGCGAGGAGAATCATCGAGCGAAGAACACAGATGAGTGGTTTCAAATCCGTCGCGGACCTGCTGTCTGTAAAGCGTATTGGAGAAAGAGAGCTCGCACTCATAGCACAGTTTGTGAAGGTGACGAGCCCCACAGCTGCAACTCAGAAAGAAAAAGTGACGCGAGAGGGAAGTCAAGCATCATTCAGAATTCGGGCAAGAGGGGATTATCCGCCCAGGAGCATGGATGAGCTTAATATCTACGAGAGATATGGGTTCAAAGTGAAGAGCTCTGAGGTCGGGCTTCTCCTTGAGAAAGATAAACACGAGAAGACTCTCACTGACTTTGTTGCGCTTTTTCTGGACGTTCGCGGAAGCAACCTTTCGAACGAATTCATAGTTGGCGATTACTTCTTGAACTTTGGCCAGGGTCTCACCCTCTGGACATCAGGTGAGCTCTTCAAGGGGGACGAATCATCCGGGCAGGCGCGGAGAAGAGGCAGACCTATGGGTGGCTACACATCGAGCTATGAGAATGGTGCCCTCAGAGGCATTGCTCTTTCAATGGGCAATGCTGGCCGGAAGCTCTACCTCTATTGGTCGAACTCCTACCTGGACGGGAGAATTGATACGTTGGGCATGGTGAGCTCTCTGCCCACAAGCGGCGTCCACTACACAGACACTGAGGTCGCTGGGAAAGACAAAGTCCAAGAGACTCTTGCCGGGCTGAGGCTTGAATACGGCAGGAAGCAGTCTGCTAAGGTTGGAATCACCGTTGTCGATGCCAGATACGACCCGATTCTTAGCCCCGAGATATTTCACACATATTCGACTGCGCGGGGAGGCGAAAGAGAGCGTCTCTTCGGCGGCATTGATTTTGCCTTAGCGAGAGAAAGCGGCGATATCTTCGGAGAGCTCGCAGCTGGGGAAAGGGGCGCGCTTTCAGGCGTGCTTGGCTGGGA contains these protein-coding regions:
- a CDS encoding helix-hairpin-helix domain-containing protein; this translates as MADLGQILEVCGRILAEKLGKLVPVPIFLILLVGLLLPAFSYSQIEDVVGEDGPTSEAVYLADRLEELRKFPLDLNTAQYEEFLVIPWIDALTARRIIERRTQMSGFKSVADLLSVKRIGERELALIAQFVKVTSPTAATQKEKVTREGSQASFRIRARGDYPPRSMDELNIYERYGFKVKSSEVGLLLEKDKHEKTLTDFVALFLDVRGSNLSNEFIVGDYFLNFGQGLTLWTSGELFKGDESSGQARRRGRPMGGYTSSYENGALRGIALSMGNAGRKLYLYWSNSYLDGRIDTLGMVSSLPTSGVHYTDTEVAGKDKVQETLAGLRLEYGRKQSAKVGITVVDARYDPILSPEIFHTYSTARGGERERLFGGIDFALARESGDIFGELAAGERGALSGVLGWERDLEDIRLSFLLRHLDSEMGNLRSSPFTSSGFDGETGGYLGFEAKLPSRIRVSSYLDASHRSGGDGEAPSVKDFVVRGERKFGKSVLITVRDKYMTGVNLKNSARIQADWKVTPHMDFRSRYTRSSFSGEGGEKAKGDLFYTGFSFQMHGKELSSRVVFFDSNAALVRLYEYEDDLPGYISVRSLSGRGVRYYVLGKVKLRGSSLVLKYSETAYAGRDRDKEIGISFDGKFVTP